In Vicia villosa cultivar HV-30 ecotype Madison, WI linkage group LG7, Vvil1.0, whole genome shotgun sequence, the DNA window GGTTTTTATCTCAAGACTTGTGAACTCGGTACTAGATTTATCAATCTTGATCACAGCTGCTTTGGCAGAAATTAGTTCATAAAGTACAACTCCAAAAGCATATACATCTATCTTGCGAGAAATACGTCGATATGCATTTCTGCACAAAAGTGAATGATAAAATTAAACTCTAATATTTCATAACTTCAAATTCTTTCATCAACCacataaaaagaaaaaccaaATTTGTCTTACTCGGGCGGCATGTAACCAAATGTGCCTGCCACATGAATAGTGTTATCTGTTGAACTTGCAACATCAGTAAGTTTGGTTAATCCAAAATCTGCAATCTGTAACAGGAATATTATCCATATGATCTCCCACAAGGAAAATAGTAAGAACTGAAAAAGCTTTCCCCAAAGTACTATACCTTCCCAGTGAAGTTTTCATTTAGTAAAATATTATCTGATTTTATGTCGCGATGGATATATACTGGCACTGAATGGTCATGAATATACTCGAGGCCTCTCGCCACATCCAAAGCAATTTGCATCCTCGTAGACCACGGTATCGGTTCTCTCTCTGAAAATTAGTTTGACTTGATCATTTTATGCTCAAGTTACATGAATGAAACATCATTGAAATTTGATACTCTTAATGTTATCACCTGAATTATGTAGATGTTGGCTTAAGTTTCCATTGTCCATGTATTCATATACAAGAAATAGAAATCCTTCAACACAATATCCAATCAAGTGTACCTATATGGATACAGATTACAAAGTTACATTGTATAATTTAGTATAAACAACAATCTATATGTTCAAACACATACACATGCACACAAATATACCAGGTTCCAGTGATGAACACTTGTTAAGACTTTGAGTTCAGCAAGAAACTCTCTTGTTGCTTGGATCTTCATCTTTTTTATTGCAGTTTTCTGTGTAAATGAACACAACTTACATGGATTTTACAAACAAGAACAAATATTCATTTTACTATTTAAACTTTTCTTTCAATTGCTCAATGCAAAATTAAGCTTACAATGCTATGATTACAAACCTTGCCTCTAAGTTCCGCATAATAGACTGTTCCAAATCCACCTTGACCAATTTTACTATCCAAGCTGAAGTTATTTGTAGCCTTTGCTAGTTCTTCATATGAAAACTCTGTTGACTTTTCCATCATAACTCCTGTAAGGCTAGTAGCATGCCTAATAGATCCCGAAGTTTCATATCCTGAGACATCACCAGAAATAGAAACAACTATAAGCAAGTATGattaagttgttttcataagctaTCCTAGAAAATTTATTGACTTAAATAAACAACGAGCCtgttataaattattttcataagttcaTACGAATAGTGATACAGGTGTTCATATTATAAGATAAGCTCAAATAAGCAGATTATAAGAACCTAGAAAGAATATGAATACGAAAAGATATACACTTGCCATTTCGAATAGAAAGAGCCATAGAAGCTTCTCGCTGTATAgctttctctttttccttcttctgGAAGTATCTGACATATATACAGATAACAAATAATAGAAGCCCAAATATTCCTGCTATAGATATGCCCACAGTTACACCCTTAGCAACACCTGCTTATATAGAATCAAATTTAAGCTAACAAGAAGCATTCATCTTCTTTACATTCTCATATTTTTTGTGAACAAGCATCAGgcttaaaaaaaaatcatcataatAACAATTCCGAAGGCCAAACCTGTTCTGCAATAGAGAAAAATGGAAGTTAGAAAATTACATGAAGCAATATTTACTTCTATAAGGCACATGAAGAGTAAGACATTCAAAGTTACCAACCTAGGATACAAGGGAACATAATCTCCATTTTGATCTGCAAGTGACAAATGTGTCAGCGGAAGATCCAACCAGTTGTATCAAACGCAGTTGAGCGGAAGATCAAAAAGTGATGTAAGAAAAGTAGAAAACTTATACCTCTTCCTGGAATGAACACTATCCCACTCCCTTTGCAGAAATTGACACCAGAATTGTAACTTTGTAACAGCCCTTCATCAAGATTGGATTGTCTTGCAATCTTCTCAAGAGTATCCGAAGACCTTAACGGATAAGTAATAAACAACCCATAATCTTTTGAAACCTGGCTGTTCCCACAAGAACAGTTGACAGTGACATTAACCTTGGCCTTAATAGGTATATGATTTGGATCATAGCTGTTGAACTTTCGCAAAAGTTCAACCGAAGTCAAACTTGCATAATAATAATTCGCAATCAAATCGTAAGTATCTCTTTCATTTGCTGTGTATTCAAACACATGTCCCAAAAATTCACCTCCAATACAGTTACATGGGAATGGAATGTTGACTCTAAAAAGGGAAAAAAGATCACCATGATTGGATACCATGTCTTTATTGTATCTGATTATAATTTCAGATGAATCGGACACTGACACAATCTTTGATTGCATAAAGTTTGTTATATTTTGGAATATAAATGCAGGTTTGACATAGTAGGAAGCTAAAGCTATATCACACCCCTTCACACATTTGGAGTCCACTTTGAAAAAAACACAATCCACAAACAGAAACAATAGTAAGCAAAATTTTAGTTTCATTTAGTCAATAAGAATGAGAGAAATTCAAAATGGCTTGTGACTCAAGTTTCGATTTTTTGTGAATGTATATTGATATGCATGCCTTttcgatgttatgaatgcatgtTTGACTAGAGAATGTGGAGGGAACATAGTAATGGTTGGTTGGGATAAGAGTTGACTTGTCCTTAATTAATTCATTAATATACTGAAAATGTCAAAGAATATTCTGTCAAAAGAATATTCTTGTATCACACAAACTATATGCATAAATAAGGCTAAGGTAACCGGTACGGTTATAGATACAAGTACTGGTACTAGTAGGAGAtacaacatttaaaaaaaatacgagtatgttaataaaaatataagtgttttttattaaatatattgtagagaattaaattgcTCTGTTTACAACTAAACACTATTataaaagtttaaaaatataaaaaaaaaagaatgttaAGATAcaataacaaagaaattaaaacaaatcaatatactagattttttttaaaagtagttaatttataaatatcaacaatttAGCACATATCAGTTAAGTTACCTCATACTCCCACATAAATATACCAGTTTGATATATATGAGAAAATCATAATTTCACTCAAAACCGAATAATAAGAAAAAAGAAGTATTACGAGTATGGTACATGTACTCTGTAAGGGTATGTATCCGAGACCGGTATTTTACCATTTTAGATGTATCCATGTTTCAAAACACACAGACTATTCTGACGAAAAAAGCAAACCATACTCGCGGTATGCCTCGGTCGGCGTTGAAAGGGATGCCTACAAACATTTTAACGACCAAATCCGATGACAGTTGAAAGTGAGAGGTTTTTAAGGCTAGAATAGTATGTACCTTGATGTAAAGCCTATTAGAATCCGGTTAAGAAATGCAACGTGGGTGTTGAATATATATttgtgttgttggagtttgtttgaaGTCTCCCATTGTTTAGGCTTTCGGACTGTTGAATGTATAAATACGTGAGCTCGCGGTTTGATTTGAGGATTTTGAGAAAAAGTATAAGTTGAGGAGTGATATTAGAGCTCTGACACAAAATAAGTTGTGGAATCAATTGGTTCTTATAGAATTTACTGAATTGAAAGCTCTCAAAGTGTACACTAATTAAAGAGAAGAGCAACATTTGGTTCAATTTCTGATGGATCTTAGGGATGATTTTTAGGGCCTGTGGAGGTATTGTGCATTGTAATCCTCTTCTCATTGTTAATTCAATTTTTGATAAATTGTtgacaaaaaaataattaaactcaAGTCCCActccaatttgattttgaataacGGAACTCTCTCTATTCTTCCATTTGTTTTTATTGCTTTGGTTCACACCGGAAAACCTTAAGGTTGGGTTGAGTTTGATAATCAAACACTAGTTCTTATCGATCCTAAGGGTATTCACATGGTCATTCATAGTTCACAAATTGTATCTCATCAACTTTGGACTTGTGTCCTAAAACATTAACAACTTAATTCACATAGCATCTTATTAAAATATTGGACTAATGTTCTAAAACATTGACAACTTGATTCccataaatattttatcaatacATTGAACTTGTATTCTAAAGTCCTAAAATCGACTCCTTCGAGCTGTGAGTCGCCTCCTACTGAAgctgtttttcttcatttttttctgtCCACTTGAAATCGACTCCTAGACAGCATGGGTCGCCTTCTCATTTCCTATGAATCGAGTCGACTCCCTATGCGAATGGGTCAACTCCCACTGAGGCATATTTTCATC includes these proteins:
- the LOC131619763 gene encoding lysM domain receptor-like kinase 3, yielding MKLKFCLLLFLFVDCVFFKVDSKCVKGCDIALASYYVKPAFIFQNITNFMQSKIVSVSDSSEIIIRYNKDMVSNHGDLFSLFRVNIPFPCNCIGGEFLGHVFEYTANERDTYDLIANYYYASLTSVELLRKFNSYDPNHIPIKAKVNVTVNCSCGNSQVSKDYGLFITYPLRSSDTLEKIARQSNLDEGLLQSYNSGVNFCKGSGIVFIPGRDQNGDYVPLYPRTAGVAKGVTVGISIAGIFGLLLFVICIYVRYFQKKEKEKAIQREASMALSIRNGKCISFRYETSGSIRHATSLTGVMMEKSTEFSYEELAKATNNFSLDSKIGQGGFGTVYYAELRGKKTAIKKMKIQATREFLAELKVLTSVHHWNLVHLIGYCVEGFLFLVYEYMDNGNLSQHLHNSEREPIPWSTRMQIALDVARGLEYIHDHSVPVYIHRDIKSDNILLNENFTGKIADFGLTKLTDVASSTDNTIHVAGTFGYMPPENAYRRISRKIDVYAFGVVLYELISAKAAVIKIDKSSTEFTSLEIKTNESIDEYKSLVALYDEVIDQEGDCIEGLRKLVDPRLGDNYSIDSINKMAQLAKACTARDPKRRPRMRDVVVSLMKLYSTIDDESMTSSEALSLIMGHDDQN